One genomic region from Arthrobacter sp. FB24 encodes:
- the rbfA gene encoding 30S ribosome-binding factor RbfA has product MADPARAAKLAQRIKVVVAEALGRKVKDPRLEGITVTDARVTNDLQHATIYYTVFGDQVVQADAAKGLEKAKGVLRQEVGRNITVRLTPTLEFVADQIPVNASNLEELLRAAKKRDAEVAALAAGAKHAGDADPYKSDIPEDVEIDEDDFDEEDEDLIDDEELDEDGNK; this is encoded by the coding sequence ATGGCTGATCCGGCACGCGCTGCCAAATTGGCGCAGCGGATTAAGGTTGTTGTTGCAGAGGCTTTGGGCCGGAAGGTCAAGGATCCGCGGCTTGAAGGCATCACCGTTACCGATGCCCGTGTGACCAATGATCTGCAGCACGCCACGATCTACTACACCGTGTTCGGGGACCAGGTGGTTCAGGCGGATGCTGCCAAGGGCCTGGAGAAAGCCAAGGGCGTTCTCCGCCAGGAAGTCGGCCGCAACATTACTGTCCGGCTGACTCCCACCCTCGAGTTCGTGGCCGACCAGATTCCGGTCAACGCCTCCAACCTCGAAGAACTGCTCCGCGCCGCCAAGAAGCGTGACGCTGAAGTGGCCGCCCTGGCTGCAGGCGCCAAGCACGCCGGGGATGCCGATCCGTACAAGAGCGACATTCCCGAGGACGTGGAAATCGACGAGGACGACTTCGACGAAGAGGACGAAGACCTCATCGACGACGAAGAACTCGACGAAGACGGCAACAAATAG
- a CDS encoding ScyD/ScyE family protein: protein MRKHVPLAAAAISAAVFLATGSAGVAAPPRTEPVTLADGLVGPLHVSAGRDGTAIVSEEFASRLTRVASDGTKTVLYSDPEWDVAGSVQRRSTTYFVESQGAGPMDPRPLAGHVRTIAADGTQRTFGDLAALENEKNADGDVRYGFEDLPDACAAQIPPEVPVSYTGTVDSHPYGIALSGDTVYVADAGANSIVAVDADSGDAETVAVLPPRPFEITAEAAATLKLPDCVVGLTYIFEPVPTDVAVGPDGWLYVSVLPGGPEDPALGARGAVYRVNPDNGRVRLFADEVMSPTGLAVDDDGDLYVASLFGEGVLRIDGNDRQRTVLAGKLTADVALRGSTLYATTDALPAENQPPNGKLVTVYRDRHSRR, encoded by the coding sequence ATGAGAAAGCACGTTCCGCTTGCCGCGGCCGCCATCAGCGCCGCGGTCTTCCTGGCGACCGGCTCTGCAGGCGTCGCCGCCCCGCCGCGAACCGAACCGGTCACCCTCGCCGACGGGCTGGTCGGCCCGCTGCACGTAAGCGCAGGCCGTGACGGCACGGCGATTGTGAGTGAGGAATTCGCCAGCCGACTGACGCGGGTAGCTTCCGACGGCACCAAGACAGTCCTGTATTCCGATCCGGAATGGGACGTGGCCGGAAGCGTGCAGCGCCGTTCGACCACCTACTTCGTGGAGAGCCAGGGGGCCGGCCCCATGGATCCCCGTCCGCTGGCCGGTCATGTCCGGACCATCGCAGCCGATGGGACACAACGGACTTTTGGTGACCTGGCGGCCTTGGAGAACGAAAAGAACGCCGATGGTGACGTCAGGTACGGATTTGAGGACCTGCCGGATGCATGCGCGGCGCAAATTCCGCCTGAGGTGCCCGTCTCCTACACCGGGACTGTTGACTCCCATCCGTATGGCATCGCCCTCTCCGGTGACACCGTCTATGTGGCCGATGCCGGAGCCAATAGCATTGTGGCCGTCGACGCCGACTCCGGAGACGCTGAAACAGTGGCGGTCCTGCCGCCGCGCCCCTTCGAAATCACCGCAGAAGCGGCCGCCACGCTGAAGCTCCCGGACTGCGTTGTGGGCCTGACCTATATTTTTGAACCCGTTCCCACGGACGTCGCAGTGGGACCCGACGGCTGGCTGTACGTGTCTGTGCTCCCGGGCGGACCGGAGGACCCCGCACTGGGTGCCCGCGGCGCCGTCTACAGGGTGAACCCGGACAATGGCCGGGTGCGGCTTTTCGCTGACGAGGTCATGTCACCCACCGGGCTGGCGGTGGACGACGACGGCGACCTGTACGTCGCCTCCCTGTTCGGCGAGGGTGTGCTCAGGATAGATGGCAACGACAGGCAGCGGACTGTGCTGGCGGGCAAGCTCACGGCCGACGTCGCCCTCAGGGGTTCGACGCTGTACGCAACGACCGATGCCCTGCCTGCAGAAAACCAGCCGCCCAACGGCAAACTGGTGACCGTGTACCGTGACCGCCATTCCCGCCGTTGA
- a CDS encoding nucleoside deaminase encodes MDAPPSAADIQKFLGQAVDLAVQNVAAGGGPFGALVVTADGTRHFGVNRVTRDNDPTAHAEVVAIRTAAAESANFDLSGAVLYASCEPCPLCLAAALWARIDRVYFAADRHGAAAAGFDDALFYEYFEGVRPELMPVNQTDVPTSNAPFEAWDANPDRTEY; translated from the coding sequence ATGGATGCCCCACCCTCAGCCGCTGATATCCAGAAATTCCTGGGCCAGGCCGTCGACCTCGCCGTTCAGAATGTGGCCGCCGGCGGCGGTCCTTTCGGGGCACTTGTGGTCACCGCGGACGGGACGCGCCATTTCGGCGTCAACAGGGTGACGCGGGACAACGACCCCACCGCGCATGCCGAGGTTGTGGCCATCCGGACGGCAGCGGCAGAATCCGCCAATTTCGATCTCAGCGGGGCCGTGCTCTACGCAAGCTGTGAGCCGTGCCCGTTGTGCCTGGCAGCCGCCTTATGGGCGCGGATCGATCGCGTGTATTTTGCCGCGGACAGGCACGGCGCTGCAGCCGCCGGCTTCGACGACGCCCTGTTCTACGAATACTTTGAGGGCGTCCGGCCCGAACTCATGCCGGTCAACCAAACCGATGTCCCGACGTCGAACGCCCCGTTTGAAGCCTGGGACGCCAACCCGGACCGCACCGAATACTGA
- the trxA gene encoding thioredoxin has translation MTSGATGRQRGAVEPRLIRCPGCGKTNRIPAAAPGRPRCGNCSHDLPWIVDAGDLDFKHIAEESTVPALIDFWAEWCGPCRLVSPVLDQLATEKAGRIKLVKVDVDHAPGLSARFAVQAIPTLMVIVGGIVIARQAGAAPAATLRTWLEHALSSTLS, from the coding sequence ATGACTTCAGGGGCGACTGGAAGACAGCGCGGGGCAGTGGAGCCGAGGCTCATCAGGTGTCCCGGCTGCGGGAAGACCAACAGGATTCCGGCAGCCGCTCCCGGCCGTCCCCGCTGCGGCAACTGTAGCCATGATTTGCCGTGGATCGTCGACGCCGGAGACTTGGACTTCAAGCACATCGCGGAAGAGTCAACGGTGCCCGCCCTGATCGACTTCTGGGCTGAATGGTGCGGGCCCTGCCGCCTGGTCAGCCCCGTCCTGGACCAGTTGGCCACCGAGAAAGCGGGCCGCATCAAGCTGGTGAAAGTGGATGTAGACCACGCTCCCGGGCTCTCAGCGAGATTTGCGGTGCAGGCGATCCCCACGCTCATGGTGATCGTCGGCGGGATCGTGATTGCCCGGCAAGCGGGTGCCGCGCCCGCGGCGACCCTGCGGACCTGGCTGGAACACGCGCTGTCCTCGACCCTGAGCTAA
- a CDS encoding CU044_2847 family protein, with the protein MTEILRYEVGSGVVLVEAEESSFGVEHPSRDEQGIQDTGRRLEDALASVRPAAKAAAEVLGDLAPEHLEIQFGVKLAGAAGAIIARNVTEAHFIVKMSWSPEQEPLEEEIVP; encoded by the coding sequence ATGACAGAGATACTGCGCTACGAAGTCGGATCCGGCGTGGTCCTGGTGGAAGCCGAGGAGAGCAGCTTCGGAGTGGAACACCCGTCGCGTGACGAGCAGGGGATCCAGGACACCGGGCGCAGGCTCGAAGATGCGCTGGCCTCCGTACGGCCGGCCGCCAAGGCAGCAGCGGAAGTCCTGGGGGACCTTGCGCCGGAACACCTGGAAATCCAGTTCGGCGTGAAATTGGCCGGCGCGGCGGGGGCCATCATCGCGAGGAACGTTACTGAAGCCCACTTCATCGTCAAGATGTCATGGTCGCCCGAGCAAGAACCACTCGAGGAAGAGATAGTGCCCTAG
- a CDS encoding pyridoxal phosphate-dependent aminotransferase, whose translation MPELAAHIHDFPVNQIREITEAAWGTPGAIVLSIGEPGFELPRHVLEAGMACLDRDETNYTPNAGITALREAFAARFREHNGVEIGAERVYVVDGAQQGLHFAMSLLLSPGDEILIPNPGYPTFAMTSQLLHAKPVRYPLYPEHDFQPRIEDIEALITPQSRVLILNSPSNPLGAVLGGDLTRGLVDLARRHDLWIISDECYEAFTYDVPHVSPARFDSDVPGEARVFTSLTLSKTYGLTGLRIGALVCPPGLERKMNNVMESIVSCVASPSQYAAIAALTGPQDYVSHAHAHYRSNRDAASAVLASKGIPFLSAQGAFYLWADVSHVSGGDVRSWVRTFLADAGVSFAPGTAFGSIGEGWIRIALCGAQAELVEGVGRLPSRG comes from the coding sequence ATGCCCGAGCTTGCCGCACACATCCACGACTTCCCCGTCAACCAGATCCGTGAGATCACCGAAGCCGCGTGGGGCACGCCGGGTGCCATTGTGTTGAGCATCGGCGAACCAGGCTTTGAGCTCCCCCGCCATGTCCTCGAAGCGGGCATGGCATGCCTGGACCGCGACGAAACCAACTACACGCCGAATGCCGGGATCACTGCCCTCCGCGAAGCCTTCGCAGCCAGATTCCGCGAGCACAATGGCGTTGAGATCGGGGCCGAGCGCGTCTATGTTGTGGACGGCGCCCAGCAGGGCCTCCACTTCGCCATGAGCCTCCTGCTCTCCCCCGGTGACGAAATCCTGATTCCCAACCCGGGCTACCCCACGTTTGCGATGACCAGCCAGCTGCTGCATGCAAAGCCCGTACGGTACCCGCTGTACCCGGAGCACGACTTCCAGCCAAGGATCGAGGACATTGAGGCCCTCATTACTCCGCAGAGCAGGGTGCTGATCCTCAATTCGCCGTCCAATCCGCTGGGCGCGGTCCTGGGCGGCGACCTCACCCGGGGCCTCGTGGACCTGGCCCGGCGCCACGACCTGTGGATCATCTCCGACGAATGCTACGAGGCCTTCACGTATGACGTGCCCCATGTCAGTCCGGCCCGCTTCGACAGCGATGTCCCCGGGGAGGCCAGGGTCTTCACGTCGCTGACCCTGTCCAAGACGTACGGACTGACGGGGCTCCGGATCGGGGCCTTGGTCTGCCCGCCCGGGCTGGAACGGAAGATGAATAACGTGATGGAGTCGATCGTTTCCTGCGTCGCTTCGCCGTCCCAGTACGCGGCGATCGCGGCGCTGACGGGACCGCAGGACTACGTCAGCCACGCGCACGCCCACTACCGGTCGAACCGGGACGCTGCGTCGGCGGTGCTGGCGTCCAAGGGCATTCCGTTCCTGTCGGCGCAGGGGGCGTTCTATCTCTGGGCGGATGTTTCCCACGTCAGCGGCGGTGATGTACGGTCCTGGGTCCGCACGTTCCTGGCCGATGCCGGAGTTTCCTTCGCTCCGGGCACCGCCTTCGGTTCCATCGGCGAAGGCTGGATCCGGATTGCGCTCTGCGGTGCCCAGGCGGAACTCGTGGAAGGCGTGGGCCGCCTGCCTTCCCGGGGATGA
- the truB gene encoding tRNA pseudouridine(55) synthase TruB, whose protein sequence is MLSGLVIVDKPQGWTSHDVVGRMRRLAGTRKVGHAGTLDPMATGVLVLGINKATRLLTYIVGTSKTYTATIRLGESTVTDDAEGEVVSSHSAAAVTEGAIRAAVAALTGEIQQVPSSVSAIKVNGERAYARVRSGEDVKLAARPVTIHRFDVHAVRPERAGAVLDVDVTVECSSGTYIRALARDLGEALGTGGHLTALRRTQVGPYTLDQARTLEQLAEELEVLEMSQAARALMPNRELSEDEATEISFGRRIAAGAGAGTPEAATADNPAAAFAPDGSLVALLADAGGYAKPVLVFAPSNEQPGK, encoded by the coding sequence GTGCTTTCTGGACTGGTAATAGTGGACAAGCCGCAAGGATGGACCAGCCACGATGTGGTTGGACGGATGCGGCGGCTGGCCGGTACCCGGAAAGTGGGACACGCCGGCACGCTGGATCCCATGGCCACGGGTGTGCTCGTCCTCGGAATCAACAAGGCCACCCGCCTGCTGACGTACATCGTGGGAACATCCAAGACATATACCGCCACCATCCGCCTCGGAGAATCCACTGTGACGGACGACGCCGAAGGCGAGGTGGTGAGCAGCCACTCCGCCGCTGCAGTCACGGAGGGAGCCATCAGGGCCGCCGTTGCAGCCCTCACCGGCGAGATCCAGCAGGTCCCCAGCAGCGTCAGCGCCATCAAAGTCAACGGCGAGCGTGCTTATGCCCGCGTCAGGTCCGGCGAAGACGTGAAGCTTGCCGCACGGCCGGTCACCATCCACCGCTTCGATGTCCACGCGGTCCGCCCTGAGCGTGCCGGGGCAGTGCTGGACGTGGACGTCACCGTGGAATGCTCGTCCGGTACGTATATACGTGCCTTGGCACGCGACCTTGGTGAAGCGCTGGGGACCGGGGGCCACTTGACGGCGCTTCGAAGGACCCAGGTTGGGCCCTATACCCTTGACCAGGCCCGGACGCTGGAGCAGTTGGCCGAGGAACTGGAAGTGCTGGAGATGTCCCAGGCGGCGCGGGCGCTCATGCCGAACCGTGAGCTCAGCGAGGACGAAGCCACTGAAATCTCCTTCGGCCGGCGCATAGCCGCAGGCGCCGGAGCCGGAACACCGGAAGCTGCCACCGCAGACAATCCCGCCGCGGCCTTCGCTCCCGACGGCTCGCTGGTGGCCCTGCTGGCCGACGCCGGCGGCTACGCGAAGCCGGTGCTGGTCTTCGCCCCGAGCAACGAACAGCCGGGCAAATAG
- a CDS encoding HNH endonuclease signature motif containing protein: protein MEVMGELAAARGALRWAKMDAAASPASDAFPASVRGLRSVPSGQQPKPLAFDGGGSGDLDRCLALLEAISSTAVPVAAGMRFREAADFAARVEDISRAAEYLQVVAAAAVDRSRREAIYAAARAGAGRGAAVGWTTGWGNETAVHGPIGWAAGTEAQAADAGSGAAEEIPAAMPKTCDPDPADDGCRNTAEFLRMRLRIGAGEARRRLALAEAVLPRTGITGHPQEPERPELAAAVASGSVGSRPATIITLALDRVRHHAPEDTTARMEHALTRTAAEHDTDFVTRIARQWTEAIDQDGSEPSEEELRHRQGVFIRKPRRGLFHVEFFATPDQYEPLLTVMNTATNPRTQPEAAEGTDGTISGEGDLDRRTRPQQLLDGLVGAAKTALATGNLPAAGGLRPQVMVTIDYRDLLDTLEQGTPGTPGTGSFAFTGPVTASTVRKIACDADIIPVLLGSQGRILDIGRTTRIFPPHIRKALTARDQGCAFPGCTIPAPWCEAHHTTYWSHGGTTSTENGTLLCSHHHHLIHKEQWHIQVKTGIPWFIPPPHIDPHQQPQRNRYFRLE, encoded by the coding sequence ATGGAAGTTATGGGGGAACTTGCAGCAGCACGAGGGGCGTTGCGGTGGGCCAAAATGGACGCTGCCGCTTCACCCGCGTCTGATGCTTTCCCCGCGTCGGTGCGCGGTTTGCGAAGTGTTCCCTCCGGGCAGCAGCCGAAGCCGTTAGCGTTCGACGGCGGCGGGTCCGGTGATCTGGACCGGTGCCTTGCGCTGCTGGAGGCCATCAGTTCGACGGCGGTTCCGGTCGCTGCGGGGATGCGCTTCCGGGAGGCTGCTGACTTCGCTGCCCGGGTGGAGGACATCTCCCGCGCCGCTGAATATTTGCAGGTGGTTGCTGCCGCGGCTGTGGACCGGTCCCGGCGGGAGGCTATTTATGCCGCTGCACGGGCTGGTGCGGGCCGTGGCGCGGCGGTTGGCTGGACCACCGGGTGGGGCAACGAGACGGCTGTTCACGGGCCGATCGGCTGGGCGGCCGGAACGGAGGCCCAGGCCGCGGACGCCGGAAGTGGCGCGGCTGAAGAGATACCTGCGGCAATGCCGAAGACCTGCGATCCGGATCCGGCCGATGACGGGTGCCGGAACACGGCCGAGTTCCTCCGTATGAGGCTGCGGATCGGTGCCGGCGAAGCCCGCCGCCGGCTCGCCCTCGCCGAAGCCGTGCTGCCCCGGACCGGGATCACCGGCCACCCCCAAGAACCGGAACGGCCCGAACTCGCCGCGGCCGTCGCATCCGGGTCCGTGGGCTCCCGGCCCGCGACCATCATCACCCTCGCCCTGGACCGGGTCCGGCACCACGCCCCCGAAGACACCACGGCCCGGATGGAACACGCCCTAACCCGCACCGCGGCAGAGCACGACACCGATTTCGTGACCCGCATCGCCCGGCAGTGGACAGAGGCGATCGACCAGGACGGCAGCGAACCCTCCGAGGAGGAACTCCGCCACCGGCAGGGCGTGTTCATCCGGAAACCCCGCCGCGGACTGTTCCACGTGGAATTCTTCGCCACCCCCGACCAGTACGAACCCCTCCTGACCGTGATGAACACCGCCACCAACCCCCGCACCCAACCAGAAGCGGCTGAAGGCACCGACGGAACCATTAGCGGCGAGGGCGACCTGGACCGGCGGACCCGGCCCCAGCAACTCCTGGACGGCCTCGTCGGCGCCGCCAAAACCGCCCTCGCCACCGGAAACCTCCCCGCTGCCGGCGGCCTGCGTCCCCAGGTCATGGTCACCATCGACTACCGCGACCTCCTCGACACACTCGAACAGGGCACCCCAGGCACCCCGGGCACCGGCTCGTTCGCGTTCACCGGCCCCGTCACTGCGTCCACGGTCCGGAAGATCGCCTGCGACGCCGACATCATCCCCGTCCTCCTCGGCAGCCAGGGCCGCATCCTGGACATCGGCCGCACCACCCGGATCTTCCCGCCCCACATCCGCAAAGCCCTCACCGCCCGCGACCAGGGCTGCGCCTTCCCGGGCTGCACCATCCCCGCCCCCTGGTGCGAAGCCCACCACACCACCTACTGGTCACACGGCGGAACCACCAGCACCGAGAACGGCACACTGCTCTGCTCCCATCACCACCACCTGATCCACAAAGAGCAATGGCACATCCAGGTCAAAACCGGGATCCCCTGGTTCATCCCGCCACCCCACATCGACCCACACCAACAACCCCAAAGAAACCGCTACTTCAGACTCGAGTGA
- a CDS encoding DUF937 domain-containing protein, with translation MTDLREILEQIPVDQVAGLLGTDTESARAAIEAAVPTLLAGLQSNAQAPGGAASLESALAQHQDGLAEGGIDAAQVDTADGEKIVSHVFGGQQDQVAQQLAGTANLGGVGGDLVRKLLPILAPIVMSYLANKILGGRSAQEGGGAGGDAAGSPGGIDLGSILGGILGGSQGGAGAQGGLGDILGGILGGGRQGGQQSRDAVVPEANKDSAPQPPTGPLGQPIPQAGAPVPGDVIDVDLPGDGSDNRSEDRPEEKKNADGGGLGGLLGGLFGKK, from the coding sequence ATGACTGACCTCCGCGAGATTTTGGAACAGATACCCGTTGACCAGGTCGCCGGTCTGCTGGGCACGGACACGGAGTCCGCCCGGGCCGCAATCGAGGCTGCGGTTCCCACCCTCCTCGCCGGCTTGCAGAGCAACGCACAGGCGCCCGGTGGTGCCGCCTCCCTTGAGTCCGCTCTTGCCCAGCACCAGGACGGGCTGGCAGAAGGTGGCATCGACGCTGCGCAGGTGGATACCGCCGACGGCGAGAAAATTGTCAGCCATGTTTTCGGCGGGCAACAGGATCAGGTGGCACAACAGCTCGCCGGCACTGCCAACCTGGGCGGCGTGGGCGGCGACCTCGTCAGGAAGCTTCTGCCAATCCTGGCGCCCATCGTGATGTCCTATCTCGCCAACAAGATCCTCGGCGGGCGGAGTGCACAGGAGGGCGGCGGGGCAGGGGGTGATGCGGCCGGCAGCCCCGGCGGAATCGACCTCGGCAGCATCCTGGGCGGCATTCTCGGCGGTTCACAGGGCGGCGCGGGTGCCCAAGGAGGACTGGGCGACATCCTCGGCGGCATTTTGGGCGGGGGCCGGCAGGGCGGTCAGCAGTCCCGCGATGCAGTCGTCCCCGAGGCCAACAAGGACTCGGCGCCGCAGCCCCCCACCGGACCACTCGGTCAGCCGATACCGCAGGCGGGGGCGCCCGTTCCGGGAGATGTGATCGACGTCGACCTCCCCGGCGACGGTTCCGACAACCGTTCCGAGGACCGCCCCGAAGAGAAAAAGAACGCCGACGGCGGCGGTCTGGGCGGCCTGTTGGGTGGACTCTTCGGCAAGAAATAG